The following is a genomic window from Helicobacter sp. NHP19-003.
CTGCAATACCCACAAGGCCCCGTGTCTGCCATTTGCCAAAAATTGTCCTTATCGCCCATCGTCTTAATGCGCTCAGTGGGGATAAACTTTTGCCATAGCTGGTAGGCTTCTTGGTCTTTTTCATGCACACTGATGTAAATGCTCTCTTTTTTAAAGCCCAAATGTTTGTGCACGAACTCAAAGGCGTAGGCGATGGCTTCTTCTTTGAAGTAGTCAAAAAACGAGAAGTTGCCCAGCATTTCAAACAAGGTGTGGTGGCGGTTGGTGTAACCGACATTTTCTAAGTCGTTGTGCTTGCCCCCCGCACGCATACACAGCTGGGCACTGGTGGCGCGGTGGGTGAAGGGCTTGGTTTTACCTAAGAAAATGTCTTTAAACTGCACCATCCCTGCATTGGTGAAAAGCAAAGAAGAATCTTGGGGCACTAAACTAGAGCTTGGCACTTGCAAATGCCCCAAACCTTCAAAGTACCCTAAAAATGCCTTCTTAATCTCCATATGACACTCCCTAAAAAAGGCAATTCTAGCCTAAAAAACTTAAATTAGTGGTGCAACTCCAAATGGATGGCGATTTGGATATTTTCACCCACAAGTTTAGCGGGGGTGTTCTGCCCGATTTTAAAGGCCTTGCGCGAAACCACGCCCTGCAACTCTAGGCCGTAAACATCCACCCCGCTCATGGGGTGTTTAATGGGCCCTGTGAGCTTGCCATTCAAAGTGATTTCTTTCTCTGTGTCTTTAAGTTTTAGCATGGCTTTGATTTGCAAGCCTCCATCGCCTTTTTGGCTGATTTTTGTGGCTTTTAAATAGCCCTTGGGGTATTCGTGCGCGTCAAAGAAGTTAGCCGAGAGCAAATCCTTGTCTCTTTTGGCGTTTTTGGTGTCGATGCTTTGAATCTCGATCTCCCCATCCAAGGCTTTTAACTGCCCCTTTTCAATGTCCACAGCCCCTTTAAATTTGGAGAAGTCCCCATTGACCTTAGACACCAATAAATGGGTGGCGCTAAAACCCACGCTGGAGTGGGTCGTGTCAACTTTGTAAGGGATGGCTGAGAGCAAACCAGCCAAAATTAAACTCAATGTGTAAAAGCGCATATGCATCCTTTGTGCTAAAAATGGGGCTTACTATAACATTTTTGCGCCTTAAGCCAAAGGGTCTTGACAAGGGCTTTGTAAATTAGCTATAATATAAGCTTATTTTGCGCTGGCTTAGCTCAATTGGTAGAGCAGCTGCCTTGTAAGCAGCAGGTTGGGGGTTCGATTCCCTTAGCCAGCTCCAGTAGGTGAGATACTCAAGTGGCCAACGAGGGCAGACTGTAAATCTGCTGACTTTCGTCTTCCGTGGTTCGAATCCACGTCTCACCACCAGTGCGGGAATAGCTCAGTTGGCTAGAGCATCAGCCTTCCAAGCTGAAGGTCGCGGGTTCGAGCCCCGTTTCCCGCTCCAGTGTTGGGAGAGTGCCCATATAGCTCAGGGGTAGAGCACTTCCTTGGTAAGGAAGAGGTCGGCGGTTCAATCCCGCTTATGGGCTCCAGTTTCCCCTTAACACATGCTTTAAATTCTTATATGAGGAGTTAAGACAATGGCAAAAGCGAAGTTTGAACGGAACAAACCCCATGTCAATGTGGGCACCATCGGACATGTTGACCATGGCAAAACCACTTTGAGCGCGGCGATCTCTGCTGTGCTCTCTTTAAAAGGCCTAGCCGAATTAAAAGACTATGACAATATTGACAACGCCCCAGAGGAAAAAGAAAGGGGCATCACGATCGCCACTTCCCACATTGAGTACTCCACAGAAAACCGCCACTATGCGCATGTGGACTGCCCCGGACACGCCGACTATGTGAAAAACATGATCACCGGTGCTGCCCAAATGGACGGCGCGATTTTAGTCGTGTCTGCTGCCGATGGCCCCATGCCCCAAACCCGTGAGCACATTTTGCTAGCCCGCCAAGTGGGTGTGCCCTACATCGTGGTGTTCTTGAATAAACAAGACATGGTGGATGACCAAGAATTGCTAGATTTAGTGGAAATGGAAGTGCGTGAACTGCTCAGCACCTACGAGTTCCCCGGGGACGACACCCCTATTGTGGCTGGCTCTGCTCTCAAAGCTCTAGAAGAAGCCAAAGCCGGCAACATCGGGGAATGGGGCCAAAAAGTGTTGAAACTCATGGAAGAAGTGGATAAATACATCCCCACCCCTGAGCGCGACACAGAAAAAGCTTTCTTAATGCCTGTAGAAGATGTGTTCTCCATCGCTGGGCGGGGTACTGTTGTTACCGGCCGTATTGAAAGAGGCGTGGTGAAAATTGGGGACGAAGTGGAAATCGTGGGCATTAAACCCACCCAAAAAACCACCGTTACGGGCGTAGAAATGTTCCGCAAAGAACTTGAAAAAGGCGAAGCGGGCGACAATGTGGGCGTGCTTTTACGCGGTACTAAAAAAGAAGAAGTCTTCCGTGGCATGGTGCTTTGCAAACCCGGCTCCATCACCCCACACAAAAAATTTGAGGGCGAAGTGTATGTGCTCTCTAAAGAGGAAGGCGGCCGCCATACCCCCTTCTTCAACGGCTACCGCCCCCAATTCTATGTCCGCACCACCGATGTAACCGGCTCCATCACTTTGCCTGAAGGCACTGAAATGATCATGCCCGGGGACAACACCAAAATCGTGGTCGAACTCATCAGCTCTATTGCCCTAGAGCTAGGGACAAAATTTGCGATCCGTGAGGGCGGTAAAACCGTGGGTGCGGGTGTGGTGACTAAAATCATCGAGTAGGAAGCGTTGTGAAAGTTAAGGTAGGATTGAAGTGTGCAGGTTGTGCTGAGATCAATTACAGCACAACCAAGAATGCCAAGACAAACACAGAGAAACTGGAGCTCAAAAAGTTCTGCCCTAGGGAGAATAAGCACACCATCCATAAGGAAGTGAAGCTTAAAAGCAGTTAGGCGGCAGGAGGGGGATGAAGGTCAGTAGCTCCAATGGTAGAGCACCGGTCTCCAAAACCGATTGTTGGGGGTTCGAGTCCCTCCTGGCCTGCCAGGGGTGAAATTAAAGTAGGTGGCATGGATAAATTATTAGCGCAGTACAAGTTGACAAAAGAAGAGCTATCAAAGGTGATCTTTCCGCTCAAAGAGCAGATCAGAAACGCTTTGGTGTCCGTACTCATTGTGGTTACCATCATCACGCTGTTTTTGGCTTTGATCGATTTTGTTTTGTCGTCTTTTGTTGCGAGCATTCTATAAGGAGGGTCGGCATGGCGATGGAGTGGTATGCGATCCAAACTTATTCGGGCAGCGAGCAGTCCGTCAAAAAAGCCATTGAAAACATGGTGCGTGAAAACAACATTGCCGATCGGGTGCAAGAGATCATCGTGCCCACGGAGGATGTGATCGAGCTGTCCAAAAAGAGCAAGAATAAAGTTACTGAACGCAGCCTTTATCCCGGCTATGTTTTCATCAAAGTGGATTTAGACACCGTGCTTTGGCACAAAATCCAATCCTTGTCTAGAGTGAGCCGTTTTATTGGGGAGAGCAAAAAACCCACGCCTTTGAGCGATGCGGACATTGGCAATATCTTAGAGAAAATGACCAACCGCGCCGCCCCCAAACCCAAAATTTACTACGAAAAAGGCGAAGTGGTGCGCATCATCGAGGGCCCCTTTGCCAACTTCACCGCCACAGTGGAGGAATACGATGTACAACACCGCAAATTAAAGCTCAATGTGTCCATCTTTGGGCGCAACACTTTGATCGAGATTTTATATTCTCAAGTGGAAAAAATCATTTAAGGAGAGTGCATGGCAAAGAAAGTTGTCGGGCAGATCAAACTACAAGTCCCCGCAGGAAAAGCAAACCCCAGCCCCCCCATTGGTCCCGCCTTGGGCCAAAGGGGTGTGAACATCATGGAGTTTTGCAAGGCTTTTAACGAAAAAACCAAGGACATGGGGAGCTTTAACATCCCTGTCATCATCACGGTTTATCAAGATAAAAGTTTCACTTTCATCACCAAAAAGCCCCCTGTAACAGACTTGATTAAAAAGGCGAGTGGCGTGGCTAAGGGCTCGGACAACCCTCTGAAAAACAAAGTCGGTAAACTCACCAGCAAGCAGGTTGAGGAGATTGCCCAAACTAAAATGGAAGATCTCAACACCACCACCCTAGAAGCGGCAAAGAAAATCGTTTTGGGGAGTGCAAGAAGCATGGGCATTGAGGTAGAAGGATAAGAATGGCAAAGCTGGTAAAACGGGTAGAAAAGTTAAACTCTCAATTTGACAGAGAGAAAGTGTATAGCCTTGAAGAGGGCATTAGCGTGGCAAAGTCTTTGGCTTCGGCAAAATTTGATGAAACCGTGGAAGTGGCGTTGCGTCTAGGCGTGGATCCCAGACACGCCGATCAAATGGTGCGTGGAGCGGTGGTACTGCCCCATGGCACGGGTAAAAAAGTCCGCGTGGCGGTCTTTGCGAAAGATGTCAAATTAGACGAGGCCAAAGAAGCCGGGGCCGATGTGGTCGGAGGCGAGGATTTAGCCGAAGAGATCAAAAATGGCAACACGAATTTTGACATGGTGATCGCCACGCCGGACATGATGGCGGTTGTGGGGAAAGTGGGGCGCATTTTAGGGCCAAAAGGACTCATGCCAAACCCAAAAACCGGCACCGTTACGATGGATGTTAAAAAAGCGGTCAGCAATGCCAAGAGCGGGCAAGTGAATTTCCGCGTGGATAAAAAGGGCAATTTGCACGCCCCCATCGGCAAAGCGAGTTTCAACCAAGAACAGCTCCAAGACAACATGCTCGAGTTGGTGCGTGCGATCAATCGGCTCAAACCCAGCACTTCAAAGGGCAAATACATCCGCAACAGCGTGGTGTCCTTGACGATGTCGCCCGGGGTGCGTTTGAATGCCCAAGAACTCATGGATGTCAAATAGTTCATCTTTAACTGAAGAAACAAGGGCTTTTTTAGCTTGATTGCGTTTGCGCCTTGTGGAAGTTGGTTGGAAAGGAGGAAACATGCATAAAGAACAAAAACAAGAGCTGGTTTCTAAGCTCACCGATGCTTTTGCTGGGATGCAAGCCTTAGTGGTGTGCGATTACAAGGGCTTGCGGGTGCAACATTTAGAAAAGTTGCGTAATGCCGCCCGCCCACAAGGCATCAGCGTGCAGGTGATCAAAAACACCCTTGCGTCTTTGGCTTTAAAAGGGGCAAACCTAGAGCCTTTAGAGCTGAAAGAAACCAATGTCTTCATTTGGGGCGCAGACCAAATTGCGCTGTCCAAATTGGTCATGGACTTTGCTAAAGAGCATAAAGAACGCTTTATTGTCAAAATGGGGCTGTTTGAAAAGCAAGTGGTGGATACGAACCACATTGAAGCGGTGTCTAAATTGCCCAGCCGCGAAGAGCTCATCGGGATGTTGCTGTCTGTTTGGAGCGCTCCTGCACGCTACTTTGTTACGGGCTTAGACAATTTGAGAAAAGCAAAAGAACAAGAATAAAGGATTTGCATGGCAATCACTAAAGAGGAAGTCTTAGAGTATATTGGGTCTTTGAGTGTGCTAGAACTTAGCGCACTTGTCAAAGACTTTGAGGAAAAGTTTGGCGTGAGCGCGGCCCCCACCGTGGTGGCTGGGGCTGTGGCCGGCGCACCTGCTGAAGCGGCTGAGGAAAAAACCGAATTTAGCGTGGTGCTCGCGGAGACCGGGGCGGAAAAAATCAAAGTCATTAAAGTCGTGCGCGAAATCACCGGCTTAGGACTTAAAGAGGCGAAAGAAGCCACAGAGAAAACCCCCCATGTGTTGAAAGAGGGCGTGAATAAAGAGGAAGCCGAAACCATTAAAAAGAAACTTGAAGAAGTCGGGGCGAAGGCTGAAATTAAGTAAAAAATTTTAAAGGGGGGGACAAGGAGGGGCATCGCGTGTATTAAGGGGAACACCGCCAAATGGATTTAAATTGAACTCATTTTTCATGTGTGTGTCGTTTCCAGCTTCCAATCTCCATCAAAAAGGTTTATTGACATGAAAACTTTAAGAAATCGGTTGCGTGCAGATTTTACAAAAATGCCCCAAGACTTGCCCGTCCCTAATCTCTTGCTCTTGCAAAAGGACAGCTACGAAGCGTTTTTATACACCAAAGAGGGCAGAGAGAGTGGGATTGAACGGGTCTTTAAATCAGTCTTTCCCATCCACGACAGCCAAAACCGCATCACTTTAGAGTACGGGGGCTGTGAATACGGCGAACCTAAATACACCGTGCGTGAGGCGATGGAGCGGGGCATCACCTATTCGGTTTATCTTAAAATCAAAATCCGCTTGATTCTTTGGGAAAAAGACCCCAAAACGGGCGAAAAACTAGGCCCCAAAGACATCAAAGAACAGAGCATTTTTATCCGTGAAATCCCCTTGATGACAGAGCGCACTTCGTTCATCATCAATGGGGTGGAGCGGGTCGTGGTCAATCAGTTGCATAGAAGCCCGGGGGTGATCTTCAAAGAGGAAAAATCCACCACCAGCGCGAACAAACTCATCTACACCGGGCAGATTATCCCCGATCGCGGCTCGTGGCTGTACTTTGAATACGATGTCAAAGACATTTTACATGTCCGCATCAACAAACGGCGTAAAGTGTCCGCCACGATTTTGTTTAGAGCTCTAGGTTACAGCAAACAGGACATCATCCGCATTTTCTACCCCCTCCTTGAAGTGCGTTACAAGCCCGATGGAGAGGGGGGGCGTTACTTCATCCCCTTTGAGAGCATCGCCACAGACAGCCGTCTAGACTTTGACTTAAAAGACGAAAAAGGGCGCGTGCTCTTGGCCGCCAGCCGCAAACTCACCTCTAAAAAAGCCAAAGAAATTAAAGAGAGCGGGGTGGAGTGGGTGGAATACCCGGCAAAAATTTTGCTGAATCGTTATTTAGCCGAACCCATTTTAGACAAAAATCAAGAAATTCTTTTTGACGCTTTAACCCTTTTAGAACAGCCCAAACTCGATAAACTTAAAGAAATGGAGATCAAGGAATTTGTCATCGCCAACGACCTTGCGCTAGGCCATGACGCTTCGATCATTAAATCTTTCACTTCCGACAACGAATCTTTGAAAAACGAGTCGCAAAGACTTTTAAAGCAGAGTGAAAAAGTGGAGGATGAAAACGCCCTAGCGGCGATTCGCATTTACAAAGTCATGCGCCCGGGCGATCCGGTCACAGCCGAAGTCGCCCAGCAGTATGTCCAACAACTTTTCTTTGACCCCGAACGCTACGACTTGACGATGGTCGGGCGCATGAAAATGAACCACAAATTGCATTTAAAAGTGCCCAACTATGTTACGGTGCTCACCCACGAGGACATCATTGAGACCGTGAAATACCTCATCAAGATCAAAAACGGGCAGGGGCGCATCGACGATCGCGATCACTTGGGCAACCGCCGCATCCGTGCGG
Proteins encoded in this region:
- a CDS encoding YceI family protein, whose translation is MRFYTLSLILAGLLSAIPYKVDTTHSSVGFSATHLLVSKVNGDFSKFKGAVDIEKGQLKALDGEIEIQSIDTKNAKRDKDLLSANFFDAHEYPKGYLKATKISQKGDGGLQIKAMLKLKDTEKEITLNGKLTGPIKHPMSGVDVYGLELQGVVSRKAFKIGQNTPAKLVGENIQIAIHLELHH
- the tuf gene encoding elongation factor Tu, which gives rise to MAKAKFERNKPHVNVGTIGHVDHGKTTLSAAISAVLSLKGLAELKDYDNIDNAPEEKERGITIATSHIEYSTENRHYAHVDCPGHADYVKNMITGAAQMDGAILVVSAADGPMPQTREHILLARQVGVPYIVVFLNKQDMVDDQELLDLVEMEVRELLSTYEFPGDDTPIVAGSALKALEEAKAGNIGEWGQKVLKLMEEVDKYIPTPERDTEKAFLMPVEDVFSIAGRGTVVTGRIERGVVKIGDEVEIVGIKPTQKTTVTGVEMFRKELEKGEAGDNVGVLLRGTKKEEVFRGMVLCKPGSITPHKKFEGEVYVLSKEEGGRHTPFFNGYRPQFYVRTTDVTGSITLPEGTEMIMPGDNTKIVVELISSIALELGTKFAIREGGKTVGAGVVTKIIE
- the rpmG gene encoding 50S ribosomal protein L33 yields the protein MKVKVGLKCAGCAEINYSTTKNAKTNTEKLELKKFCPRENKHTIHKEVKLKSS
- the secE gene encoding preprotein translocase subunit SecE codes for the protein MDKLLAQYKLTKEELSKVIFPLKEQIRNALVSVLIVVTIITLFLALIDFVLSSFVASIL
- the nusG gene encoding transcription termination/antitermination protein NusG, which encodes MEWYAIQTYSGSEQSVKKAIENMVRENNIADRVQEIIVPTEDVIELSKKSKNKVTERSLYPGYVFIKVDLDTVLWHKIQSLSRVSRFIGESKKPTPLSDADIGNILEKMTNRAAPKPKIYYEKGEVVRIIEGPFANFTATVEEYDVQHRKLKLNVSIFGRNTLIEILYSQVEKII
- the rplK gene encoding 50S ribosomal protein L11, translating into MAKKVVGQIKLQVPAGKANPSPPIGPALGQRGVNIMEFCKAFNEKTKDMGSFNIPVIITVYQDKSFTFITKKPPVTDLIKKASGVAKGSDNPLKNKVGKLTSKQVEEIAQTKMEDLNTTTLEAAKKIVLGSARSMGIEVEG
- the rplA gene encoding 50S ribosomal protein L1, coding for MAKLVKRVEKLNSQFDREKVYSLEEGISVAKSLASAKFDETVEVALRLGVDPRHADQMVRGAVVLPHGTGKKVRVAVFAKDVKLDEAKEAGADVVGGEDLAEEIKNGNTNFDMVIATPDMMAVVGKVGRILGPKGLMPNPKTGTVTMDVKKAVSNAKSGQVNFRVDKKGNLHAPIGKASFNQEQLQDNMLELVRAINRLKPSTSKGKYIRNSVVSLTMSPGVRLNAQELMDVK
- the rplJ gene encoding 50S ribosomal protein L10, whose translation is MHKEQKQELVSKLTDAFAGMQALVVCDYKGLRVQHLEKLRNAARPQGISVQVIKNTLASLALKGANLEPLELKETNVFIWGADQIALSKLVMDFAKEHKERFIVKMGLFEKQVVDTNHIEAVSKLPSREELIGMLLSVWSAPARYFVTGLDNLRKAKEQE
- the rplL gene encoding 50S ribosomal protein L7/L12, which encodes MAITKEEVLEYIGSLSVLELSALVKDFEEKFGVSAAPTVVAGAVAGAPAEAAEEKTEFSVVLAETGAEKIKVIKVVREITGLGLKEAKEATEKTPHVLKEGVNKEEAETIKKKLEEVGAKAEIK